In Styela clava chromosome 10, kaStyClav1.hap1.2, whole genome shotgun sequence, the sequence AGAAGTAAGTAGGGAAAGCTTGTGGTGTTCTTTATACCGTCATCTGTATTTATGTAGATTTATTTACTGCTGGGCGACCACTTACTAACAACATAATACAGTGGCTAAGGGAAACCAAATtcagacaaagtctgtgaagaTGAGCACAAGCAATAAGTTTAAATCTGATCATACGGAAAGCATAATTTCATGTAATTTTTTTCATGTAATCATGTTATCGTTTGAATATGCACCAGTTACAATCATTTTCATTCAGACATCTTCGGAAAATGCGTATCGATCATCCGATGTGGTTTGCCAACCGTGAATATGACGTCACCAACGACCTTCATCGAATGTGGCTAAAGGAACAAGCAAAACTTGCTGGGATGCAGTCCCTGCCAGTAAAGCGAATGAGAAGACCTCTGCGCAACGGAGTAAAAACAATAGTACGGGCACCACCACCATATGTTTCCGCCGAAGAAAAAGAGGTAAATACAAAGTCTTTCCGAAATATTACATCATATTAAAAAAGCAGTGtcctaaaaataatttatggtAGCATTAAGAacaatatgacaaatttcatactatctttaaaaataaatattttcagcgccTCATCTCATCAACATGTGGACTAATACTGGGAACGGAAAATATTGCAACAAACCGCCCTAATCGATATATGGAAGTAGGAAATACGAAACTACAAAGTCTGGATCATCCTACTCCATTGCAATTCAGTTTTATGGCAGATATTCATCAGTGAGTTGATTTCTGTTATTAATTCATAGAATTTGTTACTAGATAACTGAACTACGTAACACATTATAAATGGATTGGTATGGATAAACTCtcaaataataaatgaaaacctGTTTCAActtgaacaaaatatttccaGACGCTACGTTAGATCCACGCCACGATATGTTGCAGACTCCGCAATTATAAAATGTGGAAAAAATCGTTATGTTTATGACTTGCATGGGAGAAGAAACAAAGTCGTTATTTTGAAAGAAGATTCCCCCGAATCAGCACAATTCGTCACAGCAACAGCCTGATGCCTtctatttcacaatttttatttatcagtgTAAAAAACTGCAGTCGTATTACCcaacattttgtgaaaattgaaaTCAGAGAAATGCATTCCAAAACGTTACAAATTCATTACAGTACTGCAAATATCACAGAATGCCTTTACCCGATTTTCAATAGCAATTAATAACATGTATTGAATTTCCATATTGATTGCGAGTTCCATATCATttccagattttttttaatacccATCTATTTTCAACTTCTAGTTTCGCTATTTTGTTTCTAAATTCATATTGTGTAAAAATCAAGCGAAGGTGGTTTTAGTGTGAAACCCGATTTTGTGTATAATTCATCCATTGTTTTTACTGTTTGCTGTATGGGTGAATGTTTTGTGTACAAATGTGCTTTCTTAATATACACTGATAGCGAATAGTTGATAGCGAATTTCCGCATTTTTAGCAAGTTTTATTACCTAAAATGTTAAAAAGGTATCTAGTGTGATTTATGTTTTTAATGATTTGCCTGTTTTCTGATTTATATTGGCGTGGCCACTAGTGGTAGGCATAccacagtttgagaaccactgtgctaAGCCATATGACTAAGCCATCGGCTTTTCTGTCTCTTGGTATAAAATCGAATCTTGCGGAGAGTGAGCATGAACAAGATGACTGGAATTGGGGTTGCCAACCGTATTTGAAAGGGCAGTCCTTTAATTGAGGTCTTCTGTCCTTGCCCTTTAAttagggttgccaactttgTGAACAATGTTAGAAAAGGACACTGCAACACAGAtcatcaaattttgaattaacCAACTGCTAAACTCTAAATATGAGGAAAAATCCTTTATCAACTACCGGCCAAGCTTTAGTTCGAAAACAAAAGGTACTGTAAGGAAATTGGTACTGTCCTACGGCCGCAGCCTCACCCAACCCTGACCCACTGCCCAATTTCCAACTTTCATATCTTCGACCCGCTGGTCCCATCTCCCTCATTGTTGCTATCCTCGACCCGCTGCCCTATgcccctcagcctttctatcttCGGCCCACTGCCTATCTCCCTCatccttcctatccttgacccgcTTATCCCCCTAAGCCTTCCTAACCTCAACCCACTGGCCCATCCCcctcagcctccctatcctcgacccgctaCCATATCTCCCCGACCCTGTAACTCCTCTTTGTACTACTTGTTTCTTAAACTCAACCAGCCCTTCTGTATCCTTACCCGCTGACCACTCTCCCCGAAATCCTTTGCAATCACGGCTGCACGCCCTGATTGTCATACTCAACCTTCTTTGTATCCGATTATGAAAATTTCAGGCTTTATACAGCTCTAGCATGTCAATGATATGATTGAAGCGCACGTCAAGGAAAGGTTGACGGTAGTGTAATATATTGTTATGGGTATATTTAAATAATGGgtaaattttgcatgtgtattcatcatatctcggagcagaagcctattgattttggatgaattatgtcatataattagcgagttataaatgaatttgtgacgggacacgcggtgtcgctattgggtcagagcgaaggatacacgccactagatcgataagtcggcggtcttcGATTGTTATCTCGTATTCTTTGTTGCCGAGAGGCGTGCATCGGGCAGGTTATTGTCCTCGTATTCGGCTTTGATTGAGAAATCGTATATAGTATACTATCGTTGGCCGCGGATGAAAGCCCTGTGGGCGACTGGGTGTTGACGCAGAGGAACAGATATTTTCTATTGTGTAACTGAGACGGGTGAGGAATTGATAAAGGCACAAATTGCTATATAGCATCTTCAATTTATACGATCTTCTAAGCAATCTGCCGTTACAAACCTGCCATCAACATTCATTTGAACTACTGAAACACGCCGTGTTTGCGCCACACTACCAGCGTTGCCAGATCCCAGTGatgaaaaaagccaaatcaagacagaAAAAGCTAACAATTTTAACAAAGTACAAAAACTTTACGATTTAACATATTCGAAACTCCTGGAACAATAGTGAATTGGCACAGTTTGCAATGTGCTGATTTAGAGGCATCAGTTTATTTAGTGAGTCACATCAAATGCTAAATCCcactaaaattttatttgacatgggtatttttaaaatatttttttttgtcaaccattaagccctaaagcttcactcatggctttttaaaagcgtgtgctagagttctattcagcaatatatctttaaaacacactcctccaaaaaataaatttttatgcaaaaaaatttcaaaaatttctaaaaaaaaattggaccttgagaaattctgtgtacagtagagggttaataattaattcctaattgattaattttttcttcaacgttttcgtcaagtttttcctaacataacaataccgaaacgactattatagcataaatggttattactctgaaattcacactTGTATTTACAGGTGTATCATGTTCAACGCTTCAATTaccgattttgatgacgtcacagctcttattattactgcacagaccacccccaatgcaaaaaaattaaattttttcgacggaaatgcgcgtagaacgacgtaaacaatcccatacgcgcatttacgcgttaaaattaccattaattttacgttttttttacattcaaaaaatacttctgccaactatggagcagtcgaAATCAGGAATCAGGAAAGGAATATAGCGCAGTCCCGAGaaaaggctgagtgagatataGCGCATAGGGTCGAGGAGTATGGGAAGGCTGAGAAAAATAGGGCAGCGGGTCGAGAATGaaaaggctgaaggagataTGGCAGCGGGTTGGGGATAGGAAACCGAGAGCGAGGTAGGGTAGTGGGTCGGGTGtatgagggaaatagggcagcaagtcgaggataggaaggctgagggagatggtGCAGTGGGTCGAGTAGGCTATAGGAAACCGTCAGGGAAATAGACACATTCATAGTGTTCGATACATTTGTTCTCGAGAACTCTCCAAAGAGTTTTCTCGTCTTGGGGAATTTTTTCCTCGGGTCACCGAGGCTAAATACGACGTGGAACTACGGGCGTAGCATAGCGAGCATAGCAAGTTTTGATAACCAGAATACGCAGCCAATACATTGGGTAGGAGTAGCACATTTCTAGGCTACCAAATATGGTGATTGATTACCATTTGAGGTTCCAGGCATTAGGCCTACATTAATTGACAAATGATCTAAATAAGAACCCATTCtaatatttcaaacattt encodes:
- the LOC120338053 gene encoding uncharacterized protein LOC120338053, producing MEFQDAEKVACSSKDVIEAVTKKLKFYLEVRRREDGFDTSPSYIPRKAYPNLLPRPMLMTAPQDVPMKHHFSHARVRSAMARLQSYQPHKPAPANDKRGNKIRQDVEKHLRKMRIDHPMWFANREYDVTNDLHRMWLKEQAKLAGMQSLPVKRMRRPLRNGVKTIVRAPPPYVSAEEKERLISSTCGLILGTENIATNRPNRYMEVGNTKLQSLDHPTPLQFSFMADIHQRYVRSTPRYVADSAIIKCGKNRYVYDLHGRRNKVVILKEDSPESAQFVTATA